One region of Salinibacterium sp. TMP30 genomic DNA includes:
- a CDS encoding MmgE/PrpD family protein, with protein sequence MKNHSLRVYRSDENLAREDQLAHNIAEIASEQLEPTDAVTDMVINRVIDNAAVATASLTRAPVVSARAQAERHPAEPGSTVFGSDLRVSPEWAAWANGVAVRELDYHDTFLAADYSHPGDNIPPILAVAQHTGRTGAELLRGIVTGYEIQIDLVKAICLHKHKIDHVAHLGPSAAAGIGTLLGLDTETIFQAVGQALHTTTATRQSRKGEISTWKAYAPAFAGKMAVEAVDRAMRGQTSPTPIYEGEDGVIAWMLDGPDAHYEVPLPELGEPRTAILDSYTKEHSAEYQAQAWIDLARKLGREHPELTVDNINRIVLHTSHHTHYVIGSGANDPQKYDPNASRETLDHSIPYIFTVALQDQEWHHVNSYAPERANRPDTVELWKRVTTQEDAEWTRRYHSIDPAQKAFGGRVEIELTDGSRIVEEIAVADAHPLGARPFAREQYITKFRTLADGVLASDEIERFLAAAERLPELSASELGELTVRGNFPATTAKGIF encoded by the coding sequence GTGAAAAACCACTCCCTGCGTGTTTACCGCAGCGACGAAAATCTGGCCCGCGAAGATCAGCTCGCGCACAACATTGCCGAGATTGCCTCCGAGCAGCTTGAACCGACGGATGCCGTCACCGACATGGTCATCAACCGTGTGATCGACAACGCTGCTGTTGCTACTGCCTCCCTCACCCGCGCGCCGGTAGTGTCTGCGCGAGCCCAGGCCGAGCGTCACCCTGCGGAGCCGGGGTCCACCGTCTTCGGTTCCGACCTTCGCGTCAGCCCCGAGTGGGCAGCCTGGGCCAACGGGGTCGCCGTGCGCGAGCTCGACTATCACGACACTTTTTTGGCGGCGGACTATTCGCACCCCGGCGACAACATCCCGCCGATCCTCGCTGTTGCCCAGCACACGGGACGCACAGGCGCTGAACTGCTGCGCGGAATTGTCACGGGCTACGAAATTCAGATTGACCTTGTGAAGGCAATCTGCCTGCACAAGCACAAGATTGATCACGTTGCCCACCTCGGCCCGAGTGCTGCTGCTGGCATCGGAACTCTCCTTGGTCTTGACACCGAAACCATCTTCCAAGCTGTCGGTCAAGCCCTCCACACGACCACCGCGACCCGCCAGTCGCGCAAAGGCGAGATCTCCACGTGGAAGGCTTACGCCCCCGCTTTCGCTGGCAAGATGGCTGTTGAAGCCGTTGACCGTGCCATGCGCGGGCAGACCAGCCCCACCCCGATCTATGAGGGCGAAGACGGTGTGATTGCGTGGATGCTCGACGGTCCCGACGCGCACTACGAGGTTCCGCTGCCCGAGCTGGGGGAGCCGCGCACGGCGATCCTCGATTCCTACACGAAGGAGCACTCGGCTGAGTACCAGGCGCAGGCGTGGATCGACCTCGCCCGCAAACTGGGGCGCGAGCATCCGGAACTCACGGTCGACAACATCAACCGCATCGTGCTTCACACGAGCCACCACACGCACTATGTGATCGGCTCGGGCGCTAACGACCCGCAGAAGTATGATCCCAACGCGAGTCGCGAAACGCTCGACCACTCCATTCCGTACATCTTTACTGTGGCGCTGCAAGACCAGGAGTGGCATCACGTCAACAGCTATGCCCCTGAGCGTGCCAACCGCCCTGACACTGTCGAGTTGTGGAAGCGTGTCACCACTCAAGAAGATGCTGAGTGGACGCGCCGCTACCACTCGATCGATCCCGCCCAGAAAGCCTTTGGTGGCCGCGTTGAGATCGAACTGACCGACGGAAGCCGCATCGTCGAAGAGATCGCCGTTGCTGATGCGCATCCGCTCGGCGCTCGGCCGTTTGCTCGCGAGCAGTACATCACCAAGTTCCGCACCCTCGCCGATGGCGTGCTTGCGAGCGACGAAATCGAACGCTTCTTGGCCGCAGCCGAACGACTGCCGGAACTGTCGGCATCCGAACTGGGTGAGCTGACCGTGCGAGGCAACTTCCCCGCCACCACCGCCAAAGGAATCTTCTAA
- a CDS encoding SDR family oxidoreductase, translating into MTRVLVTGGSGFLGTSVVAGLAASDSVECVVSADIRTPGPGVRQPGVLYERVDVTDAADLPALLRRHQIDTVVHLASIVNPGQSTTVAQEFAVDVGGSRAVFAACVEADVSRVVVSSSGAAYGYHSDNPEWITESDPLRGNDDFPYSRHKRMVEEMLAELRETAPQLTQTIFRIGTILGPGVKNQITALWDSRRVLTIAGAESPFVFICVDDVVRAMVRAATGGPSGIFNVAGDGKLTAKEIAHALGKKQLVLPAWVLAAALWIGHVLRLTPHGPAQVKFLRYRPVLDNTALKESFGFTPLRTSREAFEGYIEARPRH; encoded by the coding sequence ATGACCCGGGTGCTGGTTACGGGTGGCAGCGGATTCTTGGGTACGTCTGTGGTGGCAGGGTTGGCTGCATCCGACAGTGTTGAGTGTGTGGTGAGCGCCGACATTCGCACACCGGGGCCGGGAGTGCGCCAGCCGGGTGTGCTCTATGAGCGCGTGGATGTGACGGATGCCGCAGATCTGCCAGCACTGTTGCGCCGTCACCAGATCGACACCGTTGTGCACCTCGCTTCGATTGTGAATCCAGGTCAAAGCACCACGGTCGCGCAAGAGTTCGCTGTTGATGTTGGGGGATCGCGTGCGGTATTCGCGGCCTGTGTCGAGGCGGACGTCTCGCGAGTGGTGGTCTCGTCGAGCGGTGCAGCCTACGGTTATCACTCAGACAATCCGGAGTGGATTACCGAGAGTGACCCATTGCGCGGAAATGATGATTTTCCTTACAGCAGGCACAAGCGGATGGTCGAAGAGATGTTGGCCGAGCTGCGCGAGACTGCACCACAGCTCACTCAAACGATCTTTCGCATTGGCACGATTCTTGGTCCGGGAGTCAAGAATCAGATCACCGCACTGTGGGATTCACGTCGGGTGTTGACTATTGCGGGTGCGGAGAGCCCATTCGTTTTCATATGCGTGGATGACGTTGTTCGGGCGATGGTTCGGGCGGCAACCGGGGGACCCTCAGGAATTTTCAACGTTGCGGGCGATGGAAAGCTGACGGCGAAAGAAATCGCTCATGCCCTGGGCAAAAAGCAACTCGTGCTTCCTGCCTGGGTGCTTGCGGCCGCACTCTGGATCGGGCACGTCCTGCGGTTGACCCCGCACGGGCCCGCGCAGGTGAAGTTTTTGCGTTACCGTCCGGTGCTCGATAATACGGCGCTCAAGGAATCGTTTGGCTTCACTCCCTTAAGAACGAGTCGTGAAGCTTTCGAGGGTTACATAGAGGCACGCCCGAGGCACTAG
- a CDS encoding glycosyltransferase family 2 protein produces MPTNSTAAPARRRQWGSETRLTLLPTVHPAPSDRTIALARLAIVATIVFWLTYVIYTIVRQFINNGTESFRFTTEAISYVIVVTFLTFSALMYLIARHGAYQRFRAHARVPRAELDRHFAENQGSITVLVPSYSEEPDVVRATLWSACLQEYPTLRVVLLLDDPPFPTDPDAAAQLAASREIAEKIQSELAAPRERFGEALATFERRVQHGGTVGLFELDDLAEHYLWAAEWLENKAASEQRIDHVDEFFVTQVIQGLAGELQLTADALGAARDERMVPPTARMRELYRRLAWTFTADLSTFERKLYTSVSHEANKAMNLNAYIGLMGGNYRPEETPTGTVLRPVSHAEPGDLAIPDSQYLLTLDADSLLLRDYCLRLVYLLEQADNSRVAVTQTPYSSFRGASTRIERLSGATTDLQHILHQGKSYYGATFWVGANAVIRKAALDDIVETETEGGFTVKRYVQDRTVIEDTESSIDLGAHGWTLVNYPERLSYSATPPDFGSLVVQRRRWANGGLLIMPKLMRQMRERRARGETVPWTEFFLRVNYMTSITWASFGLVFLLAYPYDSRLLSPVVLLAAVPYFLAMGSDLRYSGYKFTDIFRIYGFNLILLPVNLAGVLKSLEQAITSKKIPFARTPKVRNRTSTPLLYVLAPLVIITFSGFTFWRDLNAGNWGNAAFAAFNLILAGLAVVSYIGIWNTIVDIWLGVTRPLFVERKPKKKKEEPAPKSTELDWRSILYYGDDSGVHTKVRDSLVFAEMLPPAEAESEVRS; encoded by the coding sequence ATGCCTACGAATAGTACGGCTGCGCCTGCCCGGCGCCGCCAATGGGGCTCAGAAACACGCCTCACACTATTGCCCACCGTGCATCCTGCACCCAGTGATCGTACGATTGCGCTAGCGCGTCTTGCGATTGTTGCGACGATTGTCTTCTGGCTGACCTACGTGATCTACACGATCGTGCGTCAGTTCATCAACAACGGCACCGAGAGCTTCAGGTTCACTACCGAAGCCATCTCGTACGTGATCGTTGTGACCTTCCTCACCTTCTCTGCGCTCATGTATTTGATCGCCAGACATGGTGCCTATCAACGATTCCGCGCCCATGCCCGTGTGCCTCGCGCTGAACTTGACCGCCACTTCGCCGAAAACCAGGGTTCCATCACCGTGCTGGTGCCCAGCTACAGCGAAGAGCCGGATGTCGTACGCGCGACCCTCTGGTCGGCATGCCTTCAGGAGTACCCGACTTTGCGCGTCGTGCTCTTGCTCGACGACCCCCCATTTCCCACAGACCCGGATGCCGCAGCACAGTTGGCGGCATCGCGTGAGATTGCGGAGAAAATTCAGTCTGAGCTCGCGGCCCCCCGTGAGCGCTTCGGCGAGGCTCTCGCCACGTTCGAGCGACGCGTGCAGCACGGCGGCACCGTCGGACTGTTCGAGCTTGATGACCTCGCCGAGCATTACCTGTGGGCGGCAGAGTGGCTCGAGAACAAAGCTGCTAGCGAGCAGCGCATTGACCACGTTGATGAGTTCTTTGTGACCCAGGTCATTCAGGGGCTTGCTGGGGAGCTGCAGTTGACGGCGGATGCCTTGGGTGCCGCCCGCGACGAGCGTATGGTTCCGCCGACTGCCCGCATGCGGGAACTGTACCGTCGCCTCGCGTGGACGTTCACCGCCGATCTCTCGACCTTCGAGCGCAAGCTGTACACGTCGGTATCGCACGAAGCGAACAAGGCGATGAACCTCAACGCCTACATCGGCCTGATGGGTGGCAACTACCGCCCAGAAGAGACGCCGACCGGCACAGTGCTTCGGCCCGTAAGCCACGCGGAACCCGGCGATCTCGCGATCCCGGATTCGCAGTACCTGTTAACGCTGGATGCCGACTCGCTGCTGCTGCGCGACTACTGCCTTCGTCTCGTTTACCTGCTCGAGCAGGCAGACAACTCTCGAGTTGCCGTGACCCAGACTCCGTACTCGTCGTTCCGCGGAGCAAGCACCCGCATCGAACGGCTTTCCGGCGCTACGACAGACCTCCAGCACATCCTGCATCAGGGCAAGTCGTACTATGGCGCAACCTTCTGGGTTGGGGCCAACGCCGTCATTCGCAAGGCTGCCCTCGACGACATTGTGGAAACCGAAACCGAGGGTGGCTTCACGGTCAAGCGGTATGTTCAAGACCGCACCGTCATCGAGGACACCGAGTCGAGCATCGACCTTGGTGCTCACGGCTGGACACTCGTGAACTACCCGGAGCGCCTCAGCTATAGCGCCACCCCGCCCGACTTCGGTTCGCTCGTTGTGCAACGTCGTCGCTGGGCTAATGGTGGACTGCTCATCATGCCGAAACTGATGCGTCAGATGCGTGAGCGTCGGGCCAGAGGCGAAACAGTGCCGTGGACCGAGTTCTTCCTGCGCGTGAACTACATGACGTCAATCACGTGGGCGAGTTTCGGCCTCGTGTTTCTGCTGGCCTACCCGTATGACAGCCGACTACTCAGCCCCGTCGTGCTTCTTGCCGCAGTGCCATATTTCTTGGCCATGGGCAGCGACCTTCGCTACAGCGGCTACAAATTCACCGACATCTTCCGCATTTATGGCTTCAACCTGATCCTGCTTCCCGTGAACCTTGCGGGAGTGCTCAAGTCACTCGAGCAGGCCATCACCAGCAAGAAGATCCCGTTCGCTCGCACCCCCAAAGTGCGTAACCGCACCTCGACGCCATTACTCTATGTGCTCGCACCACTCGTGATCATCACGTTCTCTGGCTTCACTTTCTGGCGCGACCTCAACGCTGGTAACTGGGGAAATGCTGCCTTCGCCGCGTTCAACCTGATTCTCGCCGGCCTCGCAGTCGTCTCCTACATCGGCATCTGGAACACTATTGTCGACATTTGGTTGGGCGTCACCCGGCCCCTCTTTGTCGAGCGCAAGCCGAAGAAGAAAAAGGAAGAACCCGCACCGAAATCAACAGAGCTCGACTGGCGCTCAATCCTCTACTACGGCGACGACAGCGGGGTACACACCAAGGTGCGCGACTCCCTTGTGTTTGCCGAGATGCTCCCACCTGCCGAAGCTGAGAGTGAGGTTCGATCATGA
- a CDS encoding GntR family transcriptional regulator: protein MATPLRASERAYQTLRDDIVDWRLSPGTILGEVEQAARLGVSRTPLREALSRLITDGLVSSQSGRGLVVTDVSVANIRELFDVRKALEVKAVRLAAMHHTGSTFADLELEFDAVPELLARDDSDRSAYFDLVRRFDDAVDDAVDNDYLIGALNSLRTHLVRVRRLAKDNPERLAAAAREHLLIVQAIVASDPELAAHATHVHLHHALTSALAMAAESPLRAAK, encoded by the coding sequence ATGGCAACACCGTTGAGGGCCAGCGAGCGCGCCTACCAAACCCTGCGCGACGACATCGTTGACTGGCGTCTGTCGCCGGGGACCATTCTGGGCGAAGTTGAGCAGGCGGCGCGACTAGGAGTCTCTCGCACCCCACTGCGAGAAGCACTTTCTCGACTCATCACGGATGGACTTGTCTCAAGCCAATCCGGTCGCGGACTGGTGGTTACTGATGTGTCAGTTGCCAACATCCGCGAACTCTTTGATGTGCGCAAAGCGCTCGAAGTGAAGGCCGTGCGATTGGCGGCTATGCACCACACGGGTAGCACGTTCGCCGACCTTGAACTCGAATTCGACGCTGTTCCCGAACTGCTCGCCCGCGACGACAGCGACCGCAGTGCCTACTTTGACCTGGTGCGCCGCTTCGATGATGCCGTCGATGATGCGGTTGACAATGACTACCTCATTGGTGCGCTCAACTCGTTGCGCACCCACCTTGTGCGCGTGCGTCGGCTTGCCAAAGACAACCCGGAACGCCTCGCCGCGGCTGCCCGCGAACACTTGCTCATTGTTCAGGCGATCGTCGCGAGCGACCCCGAACTTGCCGCTCATGCCACCCATGTTCACCTCCACCACGCGCTCACGAGCGCTCTAGCCATGGCCGCAGAATCCCCCCTGCGCGCCGCCAAGTGA
- a CDS encoding bile acid:sodium symporter family protein produces the protein MTIDDAILNFSPGSLIALSVVLGLIMFGIALDTSLEDFRAVLKAPRAFAIALTAQIVLLPAVTFGLTLLLQVGPSIALGMILVACCPPGNISQVLTYRARGNVALSVSMTAVTNVVYIVMLPVNLSLWGGWHPTASAILETVSLNGWQMLLEIVLIIGLPFAVGFAIKNRWPAFAKKVQPTVKWVSLLALLGFIIAALAGNFAFFIAYVGVVLLAVFLHDAVALGLGYASARLGGLALYEAKAVTFEVGIRNAGLGLGLVFAFFGGLGGMAVVAGWWGIWDIIAGLALATWWGRRKARGASDGSGPNSGVPASGAEAVA, from the coding sequence ATGACAATCGATGATGCGATTCTCAACTTCAGTCCAGGGTCGCTCATCGCCTTGAGCGTCGTGCTGGGCTTGATCATGTTCGGGATTGCCCTCGACACCAGTCTCGAAGACTTTCGGGCAGTACTGAAAGCACCTCGAGCGTTTGCGATTGCTCTGACTGCACAGATCGTTTTGTTGCCCGCCGTGACCTTCGGACTCACCCTTCTTTTGCAGGTTGGCCCGTCCATTGCGCTCGGGATGATTTTGGTTGCCTGCTGCCCACCAGGCAACATTTCGCAAGTGCTCACGTACCGCGCTCGGGGTAACGTCGCGCTATCGGTGTCGATGACAGCAGTCACCAATGTGGTCTACATCGTGATGTTGCCCGTTAACCTGTCGCTGTGGGGCGGTTGGCATCCCACAGCATCGGCAATTCTCGAAACTGTGAGCCTCAATGGCTGGCAGATGCTCTTGGAGATCGTGTTAATCATTGGGCTGCCGTTTGCGGTCGGTTTCGCGATCAAGAACCGTTGGCCGGCGTTTGCTAAGAAAGTACAGCCGACGGTCAAGTGGGTAAGCCTGCTGGCGCTGCTCGGGTTCATTATTGCGGCGCTCGCCGGAAATTTCGCGTTCTTTATTGCCTATGTAGGGGTCGTGCTGTTGGCTGTGTTCTTGCATGACGCGGTTGCTCTCGGCCTCGGCTACGCGAGCGCCCGACTGGGTGGCCTCGCGCTCTATGAGGCGAAAGCTGTCACCTTCGAGGTGGGTATCCGCAACGCTGGCCTCGGGCTTGGACTGGTGTTTGCCTTCTTTGGCGGTCTAGGCGGTATGGCTGTGGTGGCCGGCTGGTGGGGCATTTGGGACATCATCGCGGGGCTCGCTCTGGCTACATGGTGGGGACGCCGCAAGGCACGGGGTGCCAGTGACGGTTCGGGGCCGAACTCCGGTGTGCCCGCGAGTGGTGCGGAGGCAGTCGCATGA
- a CDS encoding carbohydrate-binding protein, which translates to MRTATHRLSFWRLVMAAVVAVAVAAGGLFAYQAWASTQAAPAPDPWFAAYVDVTATPSYEFEAATKESGKEVMLSFIVAATNEGCTPTWGTAYTMDEAAISLDLDRRIARLQQQGGDVAVSFGGLLNNELSTTCTDPAELVAGYDSVLERYASTTIDLDIEGENLSDTAAGERRAAAMATLQQARRSAGDDLAVWLTLPAATFGLTEDGTTAITQMLDAGVDLAGVNIMTMNFGQSLADGETSGAASIRSLQETHRQLGILYDTAGIELTDATIWTKLGATPMIGQNDIEAEVFTMKDATALNEFALDKGTGRMSMWSLNRDTTCGPNYADTSRVSDSCSGVAQGDFFFADVLADGFDGQVASSAKTITTEEPADPNDFVDDPATSPYAIWQEDASYLAGTKVVWHRNVYQAKWWTRDELPDNPVLNSWETPWTLVGPVLEGETPVKVPTLPSGTYPSWDGTAIYEEGDRILFSGVPYEAKWWNQGDSPAAFSSDPDGTPWIPLTADEIKSLTMP; encoded by the coding sequence ATGAGGACCGCAACCCACAGACTCTCATTCTGGCGACTCGTCATGGCCGCGGTTGTAGCCGTCGCCGTCGCCGCCGGTGGACTCTTTGCCTACCAGGCATGGGCATCCACTCAGGCAGCACCCGCACCAGACCCGTGGTTCGCTGCCTACGTGGATGTCACGGCGACCCCCAGCTACGAGTTCGAAGCCGCAACGAAAGAAAGCGGCAAAGAGGTCATGCTCTCGTTCATCGTTGCTGCAACTAATGAGGGCTGCACCCCCACCTGGGGAACCGCCTACACAATGGATGAAGCAGCGATCTCACTCGACCTCGACCGTCGCATCGCACGCCTGCAACAGCAGGGAGGCGATGTCGCTGTCTCGTTTGGTGGACTACTGAACAACGAGCTCTCGACGACCTGCACCGACCCTGCTGAACTCGTTGCTGGCTATGATTCAGTACTCGAGCGTTACGCCTCGACCACGATTGATCTCGACATCGAAGGCGAAAACCTCAGCGACACTGCTGCCGGGGAACGCCGTGCCGCCGCGATGGCCACCCTGCAACAAGCACGACGTTCTGCTGGTGACGACCTCGCCGTGTGGCTTACGCTGCCCGCCGCAACCTTTGGCCTCACCGAAGACGGAACCACCGCGATCACCCAGATGCTCGATGCTGGCGTTGACCTTGCTGGGGTGAACATCATGACGATGAACTTCGGCCAGAGTCTGGCCGACGGCGAAACCAGCGGTGCGGCATCCATTCGCTCGCTGCAGGAAACCCACCGTCAACTGGGAATTCTCTATGACACTGCCGGTATTGAACTGACGGATGCCACCATCTGGACCAAGCTCGGCGCAACCCCGATGATTGGCCAGAACGACATCGAGGCTGAAGTTTTCACCATGAAAGATGCCACGGCGCTCAACGAGTTTGCGCTCGACAAAGGCACCGGACGCATGTCGATGTGGTCGCTCAACCGCGACACCACGTGTGGGCCCAACTACGCCGACACCTCGCGGGTTTCTGACTCCTGCAGCGGTGTCGCTCAGGGCGACTTCTTCTTTGCGGATGTCTTAGCTGACGGCTTTGACGGACAGGTCGCCAGTTCGGCGAAGACCATCACCACCGAAGAACCAGCTGACCCCAATGACTTCGTTGATGACCCCGCGACCAGCCCGTACGCAATCTGGCAGGAAGACGCCAGCTACTTGGCCGGAACCAAAGTGGTCTGGCACCGCAATGTTTACCAAGCCAAATGGTGGACGCGTGATGAACTGCCCGACAACCCTGTGCTCAACTCATGGGAGACCCCCTGGACGCTCGTCGGCCCCGTACTCGAGGGAGAAACGCCCGTCAAGGTGCCCACGTTGCCGAGCGGTACCTACCCGAGTTGGGATGGCACCGCCATTTACGAAGAGGGTGACCGCATTCTGTTCAGCGGAGTACCTTACGAAGCGAAATGGTGGAACCAGGGCGACAGCCCCGCGGCGTTCTCCTCAGACCCCGACGGCACACCGTGGATTCCATTAACGGCCGACGAAATCAAGTCACTGACCATGCCATAG
- a CDS encoding NAD(P)/FAD-dependent oxidoreductase yields MPQTIAIIGAGPSGLAAARALDKAGIRYVGFESADDVGGLWNIDNPRSTMYESAHLISSRTTTQFRELPMNTTADYPGHRELKRYFRAFSDRFDLGEKFRFNTTVERVEPSGDGGWNVTTRSTDSDSGMLPSDERNTERFDGVILANGTLAHPSIPTFDGEFSGEIIHSSQYKKATMFAGKRVLVVGAGNSGCDIAVDAVHHADSVDLSVRRGYYFVPRYLFGKPADTLNQGRPLPARIKQFIDTRVLKAFTGDPVKFGFPRADYRIYESHPIVNTLVLGHLGQGDLRIVPAPARFDGTTVHFADGTQADYDLIVLATGYSLDYSFVDREHLNWTGMAPELYLNIFPPNFNGLYVMGMIEASGIGWQGRYEQAELLASYLAAKDDAPQAAADFKASAKRPWPDLTGGYQYLALERMSYYVNKDAYRRTLRRLRETLTRKAHS; encoded by the coding sequence ATGCCTCAGACCATCGCCATCATTGGTGCTGGGCCATCGGGGTTAGCTGCTGCCCGCGCGCTCGACAAGGCGGGCATCCGCTACGTCGGGTTTGAATCGGCAGACGATGTCGGCGGCCTCTGGAACATCGATAACCCGCGCAGCACGATGTACGAATCCGCGCACCTGATCTCTTCGAGGACGACGACTCAGTTTCGTGAGTTGCCGATGAACACGACGGCTGATTACCCCGGTCATCGTGAACTCAAGCGTTACTTTCGCGCGTTCAGTGATCGATTCGATTTAGGCGAGAAGTTTCGGTTTAACACCACCGTCGAGAGGGTCGAACCCTCTGGAGACGGTGGGTGGAATGTGACGACCCGCTCGACAGATTCCGATAGCGGCATGTTGCCGAGCGATGAGCGGAACACTGAACGCTTTGACGGCGTGATCTTGGCCAACGGAACATTGGCGCATCCCAGCATCCCCACCTTTGATGGCGAGTTTTCTGGCGAGATCATTCACTCAAGCCAGTACAAGAAAGCCACGATGTTTGCGGGCAAACGTGTGCTCGTGGTTGGGGCCGGCAACAGCGGGTGCGACATCGCGGTGGATGCCGTGCATCATGCTGACAGTGTCGACCTGAGTGTGCGGCGCGGCTACTACTTTGTACCGCGCTACCTGTTCGGTAAGCCGGCGGACACCCTCAACCAGGGGCGCCCGCTCCCGGCCCGGATCAAGCAGTTCATTGATACTCGCGTGCTGAAAGCGTTCACCGGAGATCCGGTGAAGTTCGGCTTCCCGCGGGCCGACTACCGCATCTATGAGTCGCACCCAATCGTGAACACTCTCGTGCTTGGCCACCTGGGACAGGGCGATTTGCGCATCGTTCCGGCGCCCGCACGGTTCGACGGCACTACGGTGCATTTCGCTGATGGCACTCAGGCCGACTACGACCTCATTGTTCTTGCGACGGGGTACAGCCTCGACTATTCGTTCGTCGACAGAGAGCACCTTAATTGGACAGGTATGGCACCTGAGTTATATCTCAATATTTTCCCGCCGAACTTCAACGGTCTCTATGTCATGGGCATGATCGAGGCGAGTGGGATTGGCTGGCAGGGTCGGTATGAGCAGGCCGAGCTCTTGGCTTCCTATCTCGCGGCGAAAGACGACGCTCCGCAGGCCGCGGCCGACTTTAAAGCTTCCGCGAAGCGGCCGTGGCCCGACCTCACCGGCGGCTATCAGTACTTGGCTCTTGAACGTATGTCGTACTACGTCAACAAAGATGCTTACCGGCGCACACTGCGGCGTCTGCGTGAAACCCTGACCCGAAAGGCACACTCATGA
- the prpB gene encoding methylisocitrate lyase, with amino-acid sequence MLYSQTDPATKRAQFRERLASGELLRVPGAFNPLSARLIQDKGFDGVYISGAVISADLGLPDIGLTTLTEVAGRSQQISRMTDLPSLVDADTGFGEPMNVARTVQTLEDAGVSGLHIEDQVNPKRCGHLDGKAVVDTDTALKRIRSAADARRDPNLLIMARTDIRAVDGLNAAMDRAKQLVDAGADAIFPEAMRDLSEFEAMRTAVDVPILANMTEFGKSELFTTTQLSNIGVNIVIYPVTLLRSAMGAAERTLDAINANGTQQSVVGEMQTRARLYELLDYEGYNAFDSSVFNFTLDGHH; translated from the coding sequence ATGCTGTACTCACAGACCGACCCCGCAACCAAGCGCGCCCAGTTTCGTGAGCGTCTGGCGAGCGGTGAACTGTTGCGCGTGCCCGGTGCCTTCAACCCGCTGAGTGCTCGCCTCATCCAAGACAAAGGCTTCGATGGTGTCTACATTTCGGGTGCCGTTATCAGTGCCGATCTGGGGCTGCCCGACATCGGTCTGACGACGCTGACTGAGGTTGCCGGTCGCTCCCAGCAGATTTCGCGGATGACCGACCTGCCCAGTCTCGTTGACGCCGACACCGGTTTTGGCGAACCCATGAATGTGGCGCGCACCGTGCAGACCCTCGAAGATGCGGGTGTCTCTGGCCTCCACATCGAAGACCAGGTCAACCCGAAGCGCTGCGGACACCTCGACGGTAAAGCCGTGGTCGACACCGACACCGCGCTCAAGCGCATCCGATCGGCGGCCGACGCCCGACGCGACCCGAACCTGCTGATCATGGCCCGCACGGACATCCGCGCTGTTGATGGTTTGAATGCCGCGATGGACCGCGCGAAACAGCTCGTGGATGCCGGTGCTGACGCTATCTTCCCTGAGGCGATGAGAGACCTCAGCGAGTTCGAGGCCATGCGCACCGCTGTCGATGTTCCGATCCTCGCGAACATGACCGAGTTCGGTAAGAGCGAACTCTTCACGACAACGCAATTGAGCAATATCGGCGTAAACATTGTTATTTACCCCGTTACGCTGTTGCGTAGTGCAATGGGGGCCGCAGAACGCACCCTCGATGCGATCAACGCCAACGGCACCCAGCAGTCTGTCGTCGGCGAGATGCAGACGAGGGCACGCCTGTATGAACTGCTTGACTATGAGGGCTACAACGCGTTCGATTCGTCGGTCTTCAACTTCACTCTTGACGGCCACCACTAA